One part of the Arabidopsis thaliana chromosome 1 sequence genome encodes these proteins:
- a CDS encoding peroxidase superfamily protein (Peroxidase superfamily protein; FUNCTIONS IN: peroxidase activity, heme binding; INVOLVED IN: oxidation reduction, response to oxidative stress; LOCATED IN: endomembrane system; CONTAINS InterPro DOMAIN/s: Haem peroxidase (InterPro:IPR010255), Plant peroxidase (InterPro:IPR000823), Peroxidase, active site (InterPro:IPR019794), Haem peroxidase, plant/fungal/bacterial (InterPro:IPR002016); BEST Arabidopsis thaliana protein match is: Peroxidase superfamily protein (TAIR:AT4G25980.1); Has 4380 Blast hits to 4357 proteins in 274 species: Archae - 0; Bacteria - 0; Metazoa - 1; Fungi - 206; Plants - 4128; Viruses - 0; Other Eukaryotes - 45 (source: NCBI BLink).) — protein sequence MITIALFLVLLYFHDQLGYSAAQLQFGFYSETCPSAESIVRDVVQQAVTNDPGKAAVLLRLQFHDCFVEGCDGSILIKHGGNDDERFAAGNAGVAGFDVIDEAKSELERFCPGVVSCADIVALAARDAIAEAKGPFYEVPTGRRDGLIANVDHAKNLPDVQDSINTLKSKFREKGLSDQDLVLLSAGAHTIGTTACFFVIPRLDAQDPTINPEFFQILRSKCPQGGDVNVRIPLDWDSQFVFDNQIFQNIKNGRGVILSDSVLYQDNNMKKIIDSYLETNQSSKANFAADFTKAMIKMGAIGVKIGAEGEIRRLCSATN from the exons ATGATCACTATTGCATTATTTctagttttgttatattttcatGATCAATTAGGTTATTCAGCGGCACAACTTCAGTTTGGATTCTACTCGGAAACATGTCCATCAGCAGAGTCAATCGTTCGTGATGTTGTTCAACAGGCGGTGACCAACGACCCAGGGAAGGCTGCTGTCTTACTCCGTCTCCAGTTCCACGATTGCTTTGTCGAG GGTTGTGATGGGTCAATACTAATCAAGCATGGTGGGAACGATGACGAAAGGTTTGCTGCGGGTAACGCGGGGGTGGCTGGTTTCGATGTTATAGACGAAGCCAAATCAGAGCTTGAACGTTTTTGTCCGGGCGTTGTGTCTTGCGCTGACATCGTTGCTCTTGCTGCTAGAGACGCTATTGCTGAG GCAAAAGGACCATTTTATGAAGTTCCAACCGGTCGGAGAGACGGTCTGATTGCAAATGTTGATCATGCTAAGAACTTGCCAGATGTTCAAGATTCCATAAAtactttgaaatcaaaatttagagaaaaagggCTTTCAGATCAAGATCTTGTACTTCTTAGTGCTG gtGCACATACTATTGGTACAACGGCTTGCTTCTTTGTCATACCACGTTTAGATGCTCAAGATCCTACGATAAACCCGGAATTTTTTCAAATCCTGAGGTCAAAGTGTCCCCAAGGCGGTGATGTTAATGTCAGGATTCCGTTGGACTGGGATAGCCAATTTGTGTTTGATAACCAAATCttccaaaacatcaaaaatggCAGAGGTGTCATTCTATCGGACTCTGTTTTATACCAAGACaataatatgaagaaaatcaTTGATTCATACTTAGAAACTAATCAAAGTTCAAAGGCTAATTTTGCTGCGGATTTCACTAAAGCCATGATAAAGATGGGTGCTATCGGAGTGAAAATCGGTGCTGAAGGAGAGATTAGACGTTTATGCAGTGCTACAAACTAG